Within the Emticicia oligotrophica DSM 17448 genome, the region GTATGGGTTTTGAAGTTAATCTGTCCTTGTTCATTTATTTGTTCATGAAACCAAATGCCCAAAGCATGTGCTGAAGCACTCACCACATCGTTTTTACCATCGCCATTGACATCAAATACTTGCATGTGTGAACAAGGTTCGCCCAAATTGGCGGGATGAAATACCCAATTGCCTCCTTTTAAATCTTTAGTTCCTTGAAACCATCCCTCTCGAATAACAATATCCTTGATGCCATCATTATTGATATCACCTAGGCCAATTCCATGCGAAAATATCTCGGTACCTTTCACATTTTCTTGAGTCAGATTGAAGCGTTTCCAAACAGTTTCACCCTTTTTGGTTGGAGCTTGGAGCCAAATGATTTGTTTTTTTGCTTTATCTCCACAAAGGATATCCAAACGGCCATCGCCATCCACATCAACAAAATTTGGTGATTCATTTGAAATACCCACCGAATCGGCAATGATGTGTTTTTTCCACTCCGAAACCTGTTGTTTCTTAGGATTTTCGAACCAAAAAGCTGGTTTTCCCGGAAAATCAACAATAACCACATCATCCCAACCATCGAGATTTACATCCATACCAAGATTCAAGAATGAATTACTGTATTCTTCACGTGGTTTAAATGCCCTAGATGGAGCCATTTCGTGGCGTGTCCAGTTGGGGGCTTCAAACCAAAAATACCCCGCTATAATATCTAATTTACCATCTTTATTCAAATCGGCTACTGCTGCCCCCTCAGAAAGAAAATCACGTGTAAGCGTGGTTTTCTTGAAGTCTTGGGCATAAGATATAAATGAAACTAGCAAACATAATGTGGCTAATTTTAAGACTTTATTTTTCATGTTTAAATCGATTTCAATGATTATGATTTTCCATTGTTGCTGCTGGGGCATCTCGCTATGCGAAGTCTGAGACTTTGCATTTGTGTCGTTACATCTCCTGATGTCAACGTAAATATTGTCATCAGGAGATGACTTTTCGCCCGTGCGAAGTTCACAAACTTCGCACAACAAATAAATAATATTTAACTTATTTTCTACCAATATGAAGCCCTTCTGGGGCAAATACAAACTATTTTAAATCTCGCTATGCGAAATTCGGTAACTTAGCTCGGACGAAACCTATCAGATTTCTAATGATTATGATTTTCCATAGCGGGCATAGGATTAGCCCCACCTAATCTTCGCTTCATATACTCAGCAATTTTCGGAAGCTTAGCTTTTTCAGCCATTTGTATGGCTCTTTTTGCATCTACATCGGCCAAAGGTTCGGCGGCATACCAGACCATTAGGGGTAAATTATGGTCATTGGCATCTTCCTCTTTTTGCACCAATGCTTCAACCACACTCCAACGTTTACTTGGTTCAGTT harbors:
- a CDS encoding FG-GAP repeat domain-containing protein, whose translation is MPQKGFILVENKLNIIYLLCEVCELRTGEKSSPDDNIYVDIRRCNDTNAKSQTSHSEMPQQQQWKIIIIEIDLNMKNKVLKLATLCLLVSFISYAQDFKKTTLTRDFLSEGAAVADLNKDGKLDIIAGYFWFEAPNWTRHEMAPSRAFKPREEYSNSFLNLGMDVNLDGWDDVVIVDFPGKPAFWFENPKKQQVSEWKKHIIADSVGISNESPNFVDVDGDGRLDILCGDKAKKQIIWLQAPTKKGETVWKRFNLTQENVKGTEIFSHGIGLGDINNDGIKDIVIREGWFQGTKDLKGGNWVFHPANLGEPCSHMQVFDVNGDGKNDVVSASAHALGIWFHEQINEQGQINFKTHTISTTTAQTHSSIMADLNGDGKKEYITGKRFLAHHGRDPGDADAAILLYFEFDSKKQPYYAEHMIDNDSGSGLNVSVADINKDGKLDIITANKNGVFLFENQLKKK